Part of the Elgaria multicarinata webbii isolate HBS135686 ecotype San Diego chromosome 5, rElgMul1.1.pri, whole genome shotgun sequence genome, CCGGGAGACGCGCTGAGCCTGCAGGGCGCCCTCCGGGACATGCTGCGCTCGCTCTTCCTCTGCGACTTCTCCGTGCTGCGCCTTTACGCGGCGCCGCCCGGCCCCCGCGACCCGCTCGCGCCCTTCCCCGCCGCCTCGTCCGGGGGAAAGTCCCACAACCTCAGCACGGCCAGCATCTTCGGCTGGCGGACCAACAAGGTGATCTGCTCGGCGCCGCTGTGCCCCGACGCGCCCTGGGCCCGCGCCGAGGTGGGCCTCCTCGACGGCGCCGCCTGCGAGCGGAGCTGCCCGCCGCGGCCGCTGCGGGAGCTGGAGGCCGAGTGCCGAAAGTACCCGGTGATGGTGATCAAGGACGTGAGGCTGCTGGAGCTGGgcgcgctgctgccgctgctgcgcgACCCGGACCTCGACTTACGCGTGGTGCAGCTCTTCCGCGACCCCCGCGCCGTCCACAACTCCCGCCTCAAGGCCAAGCAGGCTCTGCTCCGGGAGAGCATCCAGGTGCTGCGGAGCCGCCACCGCGCCGAGCCCCGGGGACTCCCCCACCGGCAGCTCCTGCTCCCGCCCGCCGCCGCGGCTCTGGCCGGCCTCGGCGGCGTCCGGGCGCACCAACAGCACCGCGCCGAGTTCTTCCTGGGCGGCGCCCTCGAGGTGATCTGCCAGGCCTGGCTGCGCGACCTGCTCTTCGCCCGCCGCGCGCCGGCCTGGCTGCGCGCGCGCTACACGCAATTGCGCTACGAGGACCTGGTGCTGGAGCCGCGCGCCCAGCTGCGCCGCTTGCTGCGCTTCGCGGATCTCCCGGCGCCGGCCGCCCTCGAGGAGTTCGTGCTCAACATGACCCGCGGCGCCGCCTACTCCTCGGAGCGCCCCTTCCTCATCTCCGCCCGCGACGCGCGCGAAGCCGTCCACGCCTGGCGGGAGCGCCTCAGCCGGGAGCAGGTGCGCCAGGTGGAGGCGGCCTGCGGCGAGGCCATGGACCTCCTCTCGTACCCGCTCAGCAGCGAGGAGGGCGGTCGGCGTGGGGCCACCGGGGGGCGCCCGACTGCTCCTCCACATCCAGGTAGCGTTACACTGGCCTGCCTCCAACCTCTGCCACTTGCCGCGCCTTCCTTTAAAGGGTTCCTTTAGCAGGTCGACCTTTCCCTGTCATTGGGGCCAGTGCAATTGGCTGTTGGTTTGTGCGCCACCTGTAGATGTTAAGGCCACTGGAGTATTACTACAAAAACGGGTAGATCTTCTTCTGCTTAACACCATGAGAAAGAGAATCCTAACCTCCTTCAGAAAGAGTAAGAGTGTAGCTCTGAACACTGCTCAGGAGAAATACCCATCATGGGAGGATTTCTTCTCTTCTATCAAAAGTcagggtgctttcagacagagggcGCCTTCCTTGTGCTAACACGGAAAAGGCAGTGTGCagatattctgtcttttcctccgtaactattttttttctagttaggaaaagaaatggaagaaccaggtgggaaaacacaggagagctaCAAACTGAAGGGGCTGTCTGGATCCCTctgtaaaattatgtgaatgaggAAGTGCAATTGCGCAATAAAAGCCTGGTCTGGAAGCTATCCCAGCATTAGTATTGTACAGGCAGATCTTTGCCCTGAGTCttaagtaagctccattgagttctaACATCTGAATAAGCACGCAGCCCCAGTGTATGAAATGAGCAGCCCTGGTAGAATGTACGATGGGTGAAATGCACACCACCAGCCTGGCTCCTTGCTTTTGGCAAGTAAGCTGTAGGCAGTCTGATTCTGCACAAGTGGCAGCTGCTTTATTTGCACCAGGAATTAAGTCCATTGAATGTTCCAGATCACACTGCAAGCAACTGCTACTGACAGCAATTCAAATCACATGACCTGGCTCCCAGAAGCCAATTCTTGATGATCTGTTGGGTAGTGGTATGCATAAGCCATTTATTACAGGGGTGCATAGACTGTGGTTTACTAAACACTGCTGTACATATTTCTTTTGTTTAGGTGTGAACAGAAAAAGTTTGAAATGAGAAGTGTAAATGCTACCATCAAGAGTTTGCAAATGGGTGTCGTGCAGGAACAGTTGTTTTGGAGCTATAGTTGGCTGTGACGTCTTTGTGCCTGTTAAATGAGGCAGCACTTAATAGTGAggagaaggcactctgcacatgcacaaaGTCAGCCTGTTTATGATTGTATGTGTTTCAGAACGAAGAGCTCAGATATGCATGCTGCCCAATCCTGTACATATTCATTAGAGGAAAgtcacactgaattcaatgggacttacttgggaGTGTGACTTATGTCTGAGTGAATATGTATACTTGGGAGTAACTGTGATTAGGATTGTGGACTGAACCCAGTAAAAGAGAGGAGTATGATATACTCCCTTCAGCTTGATAGTTGGAGAGAAGTTAGAAAAGTATCTGAAAGATTCAGAGAAAAAGGGTATGTGTGCAAAAGCAGAAACTCCTTAAATGACACATGTAGACATGTCTGCAGGGAAGTAAATCCCAGTTGGATTTGATGTCAAGTATATGTGCATAAGATTGAAGTCTGAATTGTCTTTTAAAAGATTGGTTCACGTTTAGAAATTTTCTGAACAATGCAGTAAAAGCACATTTATTTGTATGTATT contains:
- the CHST7 gene encoding carbohydrate sulfotransferase 7 — its product is MKSRRRWRWRWQQRRFAVGLVLYTLLLLLLVSYMLDYGASRRGRAGEGLLLPRRCPSLEEALGDWSWEGQPPPAEAAAAAAARHGAAGNGSEAGPGTRAGGKRHIYLHATWRTGSSFLGELFNQHPDVFYLYEPMWHLWQALYPGDALSLQGALRDMLRSLFLCDFSVLRLYAAPPGPRDPLAPFPAASSGGKSHNLSTASIFGWRTNKVICSAPLCPDAPWARAEVGLLDGAACERSCPPRPLRELEAECRKYPVMVIKDVRLLELGALLPLLRDPDLDLRVVQLFRDPRAVHNSRLKAKQALLRESIQVLRSRHRAEPRGLPHRQLLLPPAAAALAGLGGVRAHQQHRAEFFLGGALEVICQAWLRDLLFARRAPAWLRARYTQLRYEDLVLEPRAQLRRLLRFADLPAPAALEEFVLNMTRGAAYSSERPFLISARDAREAVHAWRERLSREQVRQVEAACGEAMDLLSYPLSSEEGGRRGATGGRPTAPPHPG